The Arachis duranensis cultivar V14167 chromosome 2, aradu.V14167.gnm2.J7QH, whole genome shotgun sequence genome has a window encoding:
- the LOC107475669 gene encoding pentatricopeptide repeat-containing protein At4g32430, mitochondrial, protein MLHSQVSFKILQRFPLQSLFKHGSKFLHSLKHEHQVFDHIPLPKVASIKRSMLTLLHNNLPFHALFVFKTQFQLCSLDCVDEVGVALALKACQGELKLGCQLHGFAVSSGFISLVTVSNSLMKMYCKSGNFRKALRVFENLSCPDIVSWNTVLSGFEENMDALSFACSMHSNGIVFDPVTYTTALAFCWGDHGFCFGSQLHSLVAKFGFNCEVFVGNALITMYSRSGSLAEARRVFDEMPRKDLVSWSAMLSGYAQEGECYGLEAVSLFVSMVRQGMSLDHVSFTGAVSACGYMKNLELGRQIHGLTLKVGYGTHVSVCNVLISTYLKCEVGRDAKLVFQLMNNRNVVSWTTMISIEEEDAVSLFNEMRKDGVYPNDITFIGLLHSITLNNLVVEGEMIHGLCIKSSFLSEPNVSNSLITMYAKFESVQESKKIFEEVNHREIIAWNSLISGYAQNSLFKDAFLTFLAAVNEVKPNQYTFGSVLNAIAAAEDISLKHGQRCHSELIKRGLDTDPIVSGSLLDMYGKRGSIAESQRVFDETPRKSEFAWTAIVSAYARHGDYESVMSLFKEMESEGTTPDSITFLSVLAACCRKGMVDVGHRVFDSMVKEHSIEPTPEHYSIMVDMLGRAGLLNEAAELMHQIPGGPRLSVLQSLLGSCRIHGNIEMAERVIDRLVEMDPASSGSYVLMANLYAEKGKWEKVAEVRKLMRQRGVKKEVGFSWVDVGGINSLYLHGFSSGDKSHPESEDICNMAEFIGLQMKVLKGSKAREGDWHQE, encoded by the coding sequence ATGTTACACTCACAGGTTTCCTTCAAGATCCTGCAACGGTTTCCATTACAATCATTATTCAAACATGGGTCGAAGTTTTTACACTCACTCAAACATGAACACCAGGTGTTCGATCATATTCCTCTCCCAAAAGTTGCATCGATTAAGCGTTCCATGCTTACCCTTTTGCACAACAACCTTCCCTTTCATGCCCTATTTGTATTCAAGACCCAGTTCCAGCTGTGTTCGCTCGACTGTGTTGATGAGGTCGGTGTTGCCTTGGCTCTCAAGGCTTGTCAAGGAGAGCTGAAACTTGGGTGCCAACTCCATGGTTTTGCAGTGTCCAGCGGGTTCATTTCGTTGGTCACCGTGTCAAATTCGCTGATGAAGATGTACTGCAAGTCAGGGAATTTTCGGAAGGCCTTGCGTGTGTTTGAGAATTTGAGTTGCCCTGACATTGTTTCTTGGAACACTGTGCTTTCAGGGTTCGAGGAAAACATGGATGCTTTGAGTTTTGCTTGTTCTATGCATTCAAATGGGATCGTGTTTGATCCTGTGACATACACCACTGCTCTTGCCTTTTGTTGGGGTGATCATGGGTTTTGTTTTGGGAGCCAATTGCATTCTCTTGTTGCAAAATTTGGATTCAATTGTGAAGTTTTCGTAGGGAATGCTCTGATAACCATGTATTCAAGGTCAGGGAGTTTAGCTGAGGCTAGGAGGGTGTTTGATGAGATGCCCCGGAAGGATTTGGTTTCATGGAGTGCAATGCTTTCGGGTTATGCTCAAGAGGGGGAATGTTATGGGCTGGAAGCAGTTTCACTGTTTGTTAGCATGGTTAGGCAAGGGATGTCCCTTGACCATGTCTCGTTTACAGGTGCAGTTTCAGCTTGTGGTTATATGAAAAACTTAGAGCTAGGGAGGCAGATACATGGTTTGACACTTAAAGTGGGGTATGGAACACATGTTTCGGTTTGCAATGTGTTGATCTCGACTTATTTGAAGTGTGAGGTCGGCAGAGATGCAAAACTGGTTTTTCAGCTGATGAATAATCGGAATGTAGTCTCTTGGACGACAATGATttcaattgaagaagaagatgcagTGTCTCTTTTCAATGAGATGAGAAAAGACGGTGTATATCCAAATGATATTACATTTATAGGACTATTACATTCTATTACACTCAATAATCTGGTGGTGGAAGGTGAAATGATTCATGGATTATGCATCAAAAGCAGCTTCTTGTCGGAACCAAATGTCTCCAATAGCCTTATTACCATGTATGCCAAGTTTGAATCTGTTCAAGAATCGAAGAAAATTTTTGAGGAGGTTAACCATAGAGAGATAATAGCATGGAATTCATTAATTTCAGGGTATGCTCAGAATAGCTTATTCAAAGATGCTTTCCTTACATTTTTGGCTGCAGTGAATGAGGTAAAACCAAACCAATACACTTTTGGCAGTGTCTTAAATGCTATTGCTGCTGCTGAGGATATATCTTTGAAACATGGGCAACGATGCCATTCGGAATTGATCAAACGTGGGTTAGACACTGATCCGATTGTTTCAGGTTCTCTGCTTGACATGTATGGCAAGCGTGGGAGCATAGCCGAGTCTCAAAGAGTATTTGACGAGACACCTAGAAAAAGTGAGTTTGCTTGGACTGCAATAGTATCAGCCTATGCTCGACATGGGGACTATGAGTCAGTGATGAGTTTGTTTAAGGAGATGGAGAGTGAAGGAACCACTCCTGACTCCATCACTTTCCTTTCCGTTTTAGCTGCATGTTGTAGAAAAGGCATGGTTGATGTAGGCCATAGAGTCTTTGACTCCATGGTGAAAGAACATTCAATTGAACCAACTCCAGAACATTATTCTATCATGGTGGACATGTTAGGTCGCGCAGGACTGCTAAATGAGGCAGCAGAGTTGATGCACCAGATTCCAGGAGGACCTAGATTGTCAGTGTTGCAAAGCTTGCTTGGTTCTTGTAGAATACATGGGAATATAGAGATGGCTGAGAGGGTTATTGATAGGTTGGTTGAAATGGATCCTGCGAGTTCAGGTTCATATGTATTAATGGCGAACTTATACGCTGAGAAAGGGAAATGGGAGAAAGTAGCTGAAGTGAGGAAACTTATGAGACAGAGGGGAGTGAAGAAGGAAGTTGGGTTTAGTTGGGTGGACGTTGGTGGTATTAATTCCTTGTATTTGCATGGTTTCTCTTCCGGGGATAAGTCGCACCCGGAATCTGAGGATATTTGTAACATGGCAGAGTTTATTGGATTGCAAATGAAAGTTTTGAAAGGGAGCAAAGCAAGGGAAGGAGACTGGCATCAGGAATAG
- the LOC107475571 gene encoding NADH dehydrogenase [ubiquinone] 1 alpha subcomplex subunit 8-B, with protein MASAVDAAGNPIPTSSVLMAASKHIGVRCQAENVEFLKCKKKDQNPEKCLDKGRDVTRCVLGLLRDLHQKCTKEMDDYVGCMYYRTNEFDMCRKEQQAFEKKCTLE; from the exons ATGGCGAGCGCGGTAGATGCAGCTGGAAACCCGATCCCGACATCATCGGTTTTGATGGCGGCATCGAAGCACATTGGGGTAAGATGCCAAGCAGAGAACGTGGAGTTTCTCAAATGCAAGAAGAAGGATCAGAACCCTGAAAAGTGTCTCGATAAAGGGCGTGACGTCACTCGCTGCGTCCTTGGCCT TCTCAGGGATCTACACCAAAAGTGCACAAAGGAGATGGATGACTATGTTGGCTGCATGTACTACCGCACAAACGAATTTGACATGTGTCGCAAAGAGCAGCAAGCTTTCGAAAAAAAATGTACATTGGAATGA
- the LOC107475568 gene encoding growth-regulating factor 9 isoform X2 → MNVTMEAKSLEAVPSSHNTSGGPQKKIDMGQKMDGGGGVGVIKEEKKNTTSFETLKRAEEEEGGTIRKPAMNKAWQQQEEDRCCCLLFTEAQRRELHHQVLTFNYFAYNLPLPLPLPHPHHHLVLPFGSGFGVFHKQFPSYMSEYNHYQCFDYGSMMDPEPNRCRRTDGKKWRCSKNTVPYHKYCERHVHRGRNRSRKPVETSKVVNSNSITKPCSKPHTTIASNTKSAVSIPTPKVTNFGNMTSVASDNRSSRDLCKKDNQIKNCVGYSISVMSSGKGSVTNDSNCISAGIGFSPRSVLQVSGCNSSHHNYTNSTELEPGRCRRTDGKKWRCKSAVLPGQKYCTTHVHRGAKRRCSIDHEPVTTPTPTPRYANTNSRPIYSAANRTTITEARKTVCTVPNTKLSMSIPASAPLRHNNGKSPNRSSDTDTTITDTINECSYASF, encoded by the exons ATGAATGTGACAATGGAAGCCAAGTCTCTTGAAGCTGTTCCCTCTTCACACAACACTTCTG GTGGACCCCAGAAGAAGATTGACATGGGACAAAAGatggatggtggtggtggtgttggagtgatcaaagaagagaagaagaacacaACAAGTTTTGAAACACTGAAGAGAgcagaagaggaagaaggaggaaCAATAAGAAAACCTGCTATGAACAAAGCATggcaacaacaagaagaagataggTGCTGTTGTTTATTGTTCACAGAAGCTCAAAGGCGTGAACTTCATCATCAAGTTCTTACCTTCAACTACTTTGCTTATAAtctccctcttcctcttcctctccctCACCCTCATCATCACCTTGTGCTACCCTTTGGTTCTGGCTTTGGTGTTTTTCATAAGCAATTTCCAAGCTATATGTCAG AATACAATCACTACCAATGTTTTGACTATGGAAGTATGATGGATCCTGAACCGAATAGGTGTAGAAGAACCGATGGAAAGAAATGGAGGTGCAGCAAGAACACAGTACCTTATCACAAGTATTGTGAACGACACGTGCACAGAGGCCGGAACCGTTCAAGAAAGCCTGTGGAAACATCCAAAGTTGTTAACTCAAATTCGATAACAAAGCCTTGTAGCAAGCCACATACTACCATAGCCTCAAACACAAAATCTGCTGTTTCAATTCCAACACCTAAGGTAACAAACTTTGGCAACATGACATCGGTTGCTTCGGATAACAGAAGTAGCCGAGATTTATGCAAGAAGGATAACCAGATCAAGAACTGTGTCGGCTACAGTATCAGTGTTATGAGTAGTGGTAAAGGAAGTGTTACCAATGATAGTAATTGCATCTCTGCCGGCATAGGCTTCTCCCCAAGGAGTGTTCTTCAAG TTTCTGGTTGCAATAGTTCACACCACAACTACACAAACAGTACAGAGCTTGAACCAGGCAGGTGCCGGAGAACAGACGGCAAGAAGTGGCGGTGCAAGAGCGCTGTTCTCCCTGGTCAGAAGTATTGCACCACTCACGTGCACAGAGGAGCTAAAAGGCGTTGTTCCATAGATCATGAGCCAgtcactactcctactcctactcctcGCTATGCCAATACCAATTCTCGGCCGATTTACTCTGCCGCGAACAGGACAACGATAACCGAAGCCCGGAAAACAGTTTGCACAGTTCCTAACACAAAACtttctatgtcaatcccagcAAGTGCACCATTGAGACACAACAATGGGAAGAGTCCTAATAGGAGCAGTGACACAGACACCACCATCACTGACACCATCAATGAATGTAGCTATGCTTCTTTCTAA
- the LOC107475567 gene encoding peptidyl-prolyl cis-trans isomerase CYP18-1, producing the protein MSVTLHTNLGDIKCEIFCDEVPKTSENFLALCGSGYYDGTIFHRNIKGFMIQGGDPTGTGKGGTSIWGKKFNDEIRESLKHNARGILSMANSGPNTNGSQFFITYAKQPHLNGLYTVFGRVIHGFEVLDLMEKTQTGAGDRPLAEIRLNRVTIHANPLAG; encoded by the exons ATG TCGGTGACTCTGCACACAAATCTAGGAGACATCAAGTGCGAAATCTTCTGTGATGAGGTCCCAAAAACTTCTGAG aaCTTTTTAGCATTGTGTGGGAGTGGTTATTATGATGGGACTATATTTCACCGCAACATCAAAGGTTTCATGATTCAAGGGGGAGACCCAACCGGTACCGGGAAAGGGGGTACCAGCATATGGGGAAAGAAATTCAATGACGAGATTAGGGAATCTCTTAAG CACAATGCAAGAGGAATATTGTCAATGGCTAACAGTGGTCCAAACACTAATGGAAGCCAGTTCTTCATAACATATGCAAAGCAGCCACATTTAAATGGACTTTATACAGTATTTGGCAGAGTAATCCATGGATTTGAAGTTCTTGATCTCATGGAGAAG ACTCAAACAGGAGCAGGGGACCGTCCACTTGCCGAGATTAGGCTCAATCGAGTCACGATACATGCTAATCCGCTTGCTGGTTAA
- the LOC107475568 gene encoding growth-regulating factor 9 isoform X1, which translates to MNVTMEAKSLEAVPSSHNTSGGPQKKIDMGQKMDGGGGVGVIKEEKKNTTSFETLKRAEEEEGGTIRKPAMNKAWQQQEEDRCCCLLFTEAQRRELHHQVLTFNYFAYNLPLPLPLPHPHHHLVLPFGSGFGVFHKQFPSYMSGEYNHYQCFDYGSMMDPEPNRCRRTDGKKWRCSKNTVPYHKYCERHVHRGRNRSRKPVETSKVVNSNSITKPCSKPHTTIASNTKSAVSIPTPKVTNFGNMTSVASDNRSSRDLCKKDNQIKNCVGYSISVMSSGKGSVTNDSNCISAGIGFSPRSVLQVSGCNSSHHNYTNSTELEPGRCRRTDGKKWRCKSAVLPGQKYCTTHVHRGAKRRCSIDHEPVTTPTPTPRYANTNSRPIYSAANRTTITEARKTVCTVPNTKLSMSIPASAPLRHNNGKSPNRSSDTDTTITDTINECSYASF; encoded by the exons ATGAATGTGACAATGGAAGCCAAGTCTCTTGAAGCTGTTCCCTCTTCACACAACACTTCTG GTGGACCCCAGAAGAAGATTGACATGGGACAAAAGatggatggtggtggtggtgttggagtgatcaaagaagagaagaagaacacaACAAGTTTTGAAACACTGAAGAGAgcagaagaggaagaaggaggaaCAATAAGAAAACCTGCTATGAACAAAGCATggcaacaacaagaagaagataggTGCTGTTGTTTATTGTTCACAGAAGCTCAAAGGCGTGAACTTCATCATCAAGTTCTTACCTTCAACTACTTTGCTTATAAtctccctcttcctcttcctctccctCACCCTCATCATCACCTTGTGCTACCCTTTGGTTCTGGCTTTGGTGTTTTTCATAAGCAATTTCCAAGCTATATGTCAG GAGAATACAATCACTACCAATGTTTTGACTATGGAAGTATGATGGATCCTGAACCGAATAGGTGTAGAAGAACCGATGGAAAGAAATGGAGGTGCAGCAAGAACACAGTACCTTATCACAAGTATTGTGAACGACACGTGCACAGAGGCCGGAACCGTTCAAGAAAGCCTGTGGAAACATCCAAAGTTGTTAACTCAAATTCGATAACAAAGCCTTGTAGCAAGCCACATACTACCATAGCCTCAAACACAAAATCTGCTGTTTCAATTCCAACACCTAAGGTAACAAACTTTGGCAACATGACATCGGTTGCTTCGGATAACAGAAGTAGCCGAGATTTATGCAAGAAGGATAACCAGATCAAGAACTGTGTCGGCTACAGTATCAGTGTTATGAGTAGTGGTAAAGGAAGTGTTACCAATGATAGTAATTGCATCTCTGCCGGCATAGGCTTCTCCCCAAGGAGTGTTCTTCAAG TTTCTGGTTGCAATAGTTCACACCACAACTACACAAACAGTACAGAGCTTGAACCAGGCAGGTGCCGGAGAACAGACGGCAAGAAGTGGCGGTGCAAGAGCGCTGTTCTCCCTGGTCAGAAGTATTGCACCACTCACGTGCACAGAGGAGCTAAAAGGCGTTGTTCCATAGATCATGAGCCAgtcactactcctactcctactcctcGCTATGCCAATACCAATTCTCGGCCGATTTACTCTGCCGCGAACAGGACAACGATAACCGAAGCCCGGAAAACAGTTTGCACAGTTCCTAACACAAAACtttctatgtcaatcccagcAAGTGCACCATTGAGACACAACAATGGGAAGAGTCCTAATAGGAGCAGTGACACAGACACCACCATCACTGACACCATCAATGAATGTAGCTATGCTTCTTTCTAA